In Nothobranchius furzeri strain GRZ-AD chromosome 19, NfurGRZ-RIMD1, whole genome shotgun sequence, the following are encoded in one genomic region:
- the sytl1 gene encoding synaptotagmin-like protein 1 isoform X1, producing the protein MAGKQVDSSLDLSHLTEEEQSSILQVLQRDLELRHLDEGRIRILGQSETDHARLRLLSGEWFSEVCSKRHQKWTSACDLIRASIRHRKTKIRDVNLNELFNGEGEKTSASSISPKAEERPNNERIQEHLNAETTRNPVDQGFQLTQDSSSSKGCKSRSNGHSEEPEVDLTALHNGDSDSLSSGLTDPASLKTSNSTGSLRSSYTLGGSLMSLFSSGDFGAVEVRGRVQYSLVYDAHREELLVKVHRCEDLAPARKSRSDPYVKTYLLPDKSNHSKKKTSVKKKTLNPVYDQTLRYKVHMGELRGRTLNLSVWHAEPLGRNVFLGEVEVCLGLWDWSCSQPLWQDLQPRVHLNPDSISSRGSIVFSIKFIPEGCEGEQISHVLHRRSTSAPLIRGFVCPGEGLPLTGEVHIWLREARGLLASRGGSPDSFVRCYILPDASRQSGQKTQLVKRCISPTYNHTMVYDGFRTSDLREACAELTVWQREGLKTHILGGLRLSGGTGQSYGNAVNWMDSTEEEVAVWTSMVENPNHWIDTTLPIRTNLTQRSV; encoded by the exons ATGGCAGGGAAGCAAGTTGACTCGTCTCTTGACCTGAGCCACCTGACGGAGGAGGAGCAGTCCTCCATCTTGCAGGTCTTACAGCGTGACCTGGAGTTGCGTCATCTCGATGAAGGTCGTATAAG GATCCTCGGTCAGTCAGAAACCGATCACGCTCGCCTGCGCCTCCTCTCTGGAGAATGGTTCAGCGAGGTTTGCAGCAAACGGCATCAAAAGTGGACTTCAGCCTGTGACCTCATCCGGGCCAGCATACGCCACAGGAAGACGAAGATCAGAG ATGTGAACCTGAATGAACTGTTTAACGGAGAGGGAGAGAAAACTTCTGCGAGCAGCATCTCTCCCAAGGCTGAGGAAAGACCGAATAACGAGAG GATTCAGGAACATCTGAATGCTGAAACCACAAGAAACCCTGTAGATCAG GGTTTCCAGCTCACACAGGACTCATCCTCCTCcaaag GATGTAAAAGCAGAAGTAACGGCCACTCAGAAGAACCTGAG gtagaCTTGACTGCCCTCCACAACGGGGACTCTGACTCTCTTAGCAGCGGCCTGACTGATCCTGCTTCTCTAAAAACCAGCAACTCCACTGGCAGCCTTCGTTCCAGCTACacg cTCGGCGGAAGCCTCATGAGCCTGTTCAGCTCAGGGGATTTTGGAGCGGTGGAGGTGAGAGGCCGTGTCCAGTACTCGCTGGTTTACGACGCTCACCGGGAGGAGCTGCTGGTGAAGGTGCATCGCTGCGAGGACCTCGCTCCGGCACGCAAGAGCCGTTCTGACCC gTACGTGAAAACCTACCTCTTGCCAGACAAGTCGAACCACAGTAAGAAGAAAACATCAGTGAAGAAGAAGACCTTAAACCCCGTCTATGATCAGACCCTCAGA TATAAAGTTCACATGGGGGAGCTGCGCGGCCGGACTTTGAACCTCTCGGTGTGGCACGCCGAGCCCCTGGGGAGGAATGTCTTCCTGGGGGAGGTGGAGGTGTGTCTGGGGCTCTGggactggagctgcagccagccgctGTGGCAGGACCTGCAGCCGCGG GTTCATCTGAATCCAGACTCGATCAGCAGCAGAGGCAGCATCGTGTTTTCTATTAAATTCATCCCAGAAGGATGTGAGGGTGAGCAGATTTCACACGTTCTACACCGACGTTCTACCTCTGCTCCTCTGATCCGAGGGTTTGTGTGTCCAGGTGAGGGTCTGCCGTTGACAGGTGAGGTCcacatctggctccgggaggctCGCGGTCTCCTGGCCAGCAGAGGAGGCTCTCCAGACTCCTTTGTTAGATG CTACATTCTCCCTGACGCGAGTCGACAGAGTGGCCAGAAGACGCAGTTGGTGAAGCGCTGCATCAGTCCCACGTACAACCACACGATGGTCTACGACGGGTTTCGCACCAGCGACCTGAGGGAGGCCTGTGCTGAGCTCACGGTGTGGCAGCGTGAGGGGCTGAAGACGCACATCCTGGGAGGGCTTCGTCTGAGCGGTGGAACCG GTCAGAGCTACGGCAACGCCGTCAACTGGATGGATTCCACAGAGGAAGAAGTTGCAGTTTGGACCTCCATGGTTGAAAACCCAAACCACTGGATCGACACGACGCTACCGATCAGGACGAACCTCACACAGCGCTCCGTGTGA
- the sytl1 gene encoding synaptotagmin-like protein 1 isoform X2, with amino-acid sequence MAGKQVDSSLDLSHLTEEEQSSILQVLQRDLELRHLDEGRIRILGQSETDHARLRLLSGEWFSEVCSKRHQKWTSACDLIRASIRHRKTKIRDVNLNELFNGEGEKTSASSISPKAEERPNNERIQEHLNAETTRNPVDQGFQLTQDSSSSKGCKSRSNGHSEEPEVDLTALHNGDSDSLSSGLTDPASLKTSNSTGSLRSSYTLGGSLMSLFSSGDFGAVEVRGRVQYSLVYDAHREELLVKVHRCEDLAPARKSRSDPYVKTYLLPDKSNHSKKKTSVKKKTLNPVYDQTLRYKVHMGELRGRTLNLSVWHAEPLGRNVFLGEVEVCLGLWDWSCSQPLWQDLQPRVHLNPDSISSRGSIVFSIKFIPEGCEGEGLPLTGEVHIWLREARGLLASRGGSPDSFVRCYILPDASRQSGQKTQLVKRCISPTYNHTMVYDGFRTSDLREACAELTVWQREGLKTHILGGLRLSGGTGQSYGNAVNWMDSTEEEVAVWTSMVENPNHWIDTTLPIRTNLTQRSV; translated from the exons ATGGCAGGGAAGCAAGTTGACTCGTCTCTTGACCTGAGCCACCTGACGGAGGAGGAGCAGTCCTCCATCTTGCAGGTCTTACAGCGTGACCTGGAGTTGCGTCATCTCGATGAAGGTCGTATAAG GATCCTCGGTCAGTCAGAAACCGATCACGCTCGCCTGCGCCTCCTCTCTGGAGAATGGTTCAGCGAGGTTTGCAGCAAACGGCATCAAAAGTGGACTTCAGCCTGTGACCTCATCCGGGCCAGCATACGCCACAGGAAGACGAAGATCAGAG ATGTGAACCTGAATGAACTGTTTAACGGAGAGGGAGAGAAAACTTCTGCGAGCAGCATCTCTCCCAAGGCTGAGGAAAGACCGAATAACGAGAG GATTCAGGAACATCTGAATGCTGAAACCACAAGAAACCCTGTAGATCAG GGTTTCCAGCTCACACAGGACTCATCCTCCTCcaaag GATGTAAAAGCAGAAGTAACGGCCACTCAGAAGAACCTGAG gtagaCTTGACTGCCCTCCACAACGGGGACTCTGACTCTCTTAGCAGCGGCCTGACTGATCCTGCTTCTCTAAAAACCAGCAACTCCACTGGCAGCCTTCGTTCCAGCTACacg cTCGGCGGAAGCCTCATGAGCCTGTTCAGCTCAGGGGATTTTGGAGCGGTGGAGGTGAGAGGCCGTGTCCAGTACTCGCTGGTTTACGACGCTCACCGGGAGGAGCTGCTGGTGAAGGTGCATCGCTGCGAGGACCTCGCTCCGGCACGCAAGAGCCGTTCTGACCC gTACGTGAAAACCTACCTCTTGCCAGACAAGTCGAACCACAGTAAGAAGAAAACATCAGTGAAGAAGAAGACCTTAAACCCCGTCTATGATCAGACCCTCAGA TATAAAGTTCACATGGGGGAGCTGCGCGGCCGGACTTTGAACCTCTCGGTGTGGCACGCCGAGCCCCTGGGGAGGAATGTCTTCCTGGGGGAGGTGGAGGTGTGTCTGGGGCTCTGggactggagctgcagccagccgctGTGGCAGGACCTGCAGCCGCGG GTTCATCTGAATCCAGACTCGATCAGCAGCAGAGGCAGCATCGTGTTTTCTATTAAATTCATCCCAGAAGGATGTGAGG GTGAGGGTCTGCCGTTGACAGGTGAGGTCcacatctggctccgggaggctCGCGGTCTCCTGGCCAGCAGAGGAGGCTCTCCAGACTCCTTTGTTAGATG CTACATTCTCCCTGACGCGAGTCGACAGAGTGGCCAGAAGACGCAGTTGGTGAAGCGCTGCATCAGTCCCACGTACAACCACACGATGGTCTACGACGGGTTTCGCACCAGCGACCTGAGGGAGGCCTGTGCTGAGCTCACGGTGTGGCAGCGTGAGGGGCTGAAGACGCACATCCTGGGAGGGCTTCGTCTGAGCGGTGGAACCG GTCAGAGCTACGGCAACGCCGTCAACTGGATGGATTCCACAGAGGAAGAAGTTGCAGTTTGGACCTCCATGGTTGAAAACCCAAACCACTGGATCGACACGACGCTACCGATCAGGACGAACCTCACACAGCGCTCCGTGTGA